Proteins encoded in a region of the Inquilinus sp. KBS0705 genome:
- a CDS encoding DUF2157 domain-containing protein, with protein sequence MTDTLYDTLHAEGLISDESLDKVIKQQQKPILFSVHWEIKTLLYVGVLTLTTGLGILVYENIETIGHQFVLGLIALICAGCFAYGFKNATPFTPDKVKVTNAFFDYIILLGSISMLIFVGYLQFEYKVFGTNYGLATLIPMLVLFFIAYYFDHIGILNMAIANLAVWMGVSVTPKALLLNSNFDSQTIVYTYLVLGLMLLGAALLTQRYAFKKHFKFSYQHYGLHVTYISLLAGYFNYYESWLAAIWMLGIVALSLVMYSDAFKNRSFYFLLLVVLYSYIALSCVIIRLLSLGENEGLISFIFLYFIASGIGFICFLININKKLKSA encoded by the coding sequence ATGACCGATACCCTCTACGATACGCTGCATGCCGAAGGACTCATTAGCGATGAGTCGTTAGATAAGGTTATCAAGCAGCAACAAAAGCCGATCCTGTTTTCGGTACATTGGGAAATTAAAACCTTGCTTTATGTAGGTGTATTAACCTTAACTACAGGTTTAGGTATATTGGTTTACGAAAATATAGAAACAATAGGGCACCAGTTTGTTTTAGGCCTTATCGCGCTTATTTGCGCGGGTTGTTTTGCTTATGGCTTTAAAAATGCAACTCCATTTACGCCTGATAAGGTTAAAGTAACTAATGCTTTTTTTGATTACATTATTTTATTAGGCAGTATCAGCATGCTTATTTTTGTGGGCTACCTGCAGTTTGAATATAAGGTGTTTGGTACCAACTACGGTTTGGCAACGCTAATACCCATGCTGGTGCTGTTTTTTATAGCTTATTACTTTGATCATATCGGCATATTAAATATGGCCATTGCTAATCTTGCGGTTTGGATGGGTGTATCGGTAACGCCTAAGGCGCTGTTGCTTAACAGTAATTTTGATAGCCAAACCATTGTGTATACCTACCTGGTTTTAGGGTTGATGCTGCTTGGGGCGGCCTTGTTAACACAGCGTTACGCATTTAAAAAGCACTTCAAATTCAGTTATCAGCATTATGGTTTGCATGTAACCTATATATCGCTGTTGGCAGGTTATTTTAACTATTATGAGTCATGGCTTGCTGCTATATGGATGCTGGGCATTGTAGCATTATCGCTGGTGATGTATAGCGATGCTTTTAAAAATAGATCGTTTTACTTTTTATTACTGGTGGTGTTATACAGTTATATTGCTTTAAGTTGTGTAATTATACGGTTGTTGTCGCTTGGGGAAAATGAGGGTTTAATATCTTTTATCTTCCTTTATTTCATAGCATCGGGCATTGGCTTTATATGTTTCCTTATTAATATCAACAAAAAATTAAAGTCGGCATGA
- a CDS encoding LysE family translocator, translating to MIEAIISGFGFGLVLTFITGPVFFALIKTSIEKGFHAGVSLALGVVTSDMVFVGAILFGSQYFDVSAHDKTVAGIVGSLVLFTIGIYYIFKKADVNYKNVIPNKINHAGYFFKGFVMCIFNPTILFHWTVVIGAASTVYHAGVHNRSIKIAVMFATILIVQFGLDATKAFYANKLRDKISVKLVHRLNEVAGIALIIASLVLMDRLVTHFIFDAPAVT from the coding sequence ATGATAGAAGCCATTATATCGGGATTTGGATTTGGATTAGTGCTAACATTTATAACAGGCCCCGTCTTTTTCGCATTAATAAAAACCAGTATTGAGAAAGGTTTTCATGCAGGTGTATCACTGGCCCTTGGAGTAGTAACCAGCGACATGGTTTTTGTAGGCGCTATCCTTTTCGGCTCGCAATACTTTGATGTTTCGGCACATGATAAAACAGTTGCCGGTATAGTTGGCAGCCTTGTATTATTTACCATTGGCATATATTACATATTTAAAAAAGCCGATGTTAATTACAAAAATGTTATCCCCAATAAAATTAACCATGCCGGTTACTTTTTTAAGGGATTTGTGATGTGCATTTTTAACCCTACCATCCTGTTTCACTGGACGGTAGTTATCGGCGCCGCCAGTACCGTTTACCATGCAGGTGTGCATAACCGCTCTATAAAAATAGCCGTTATGTTTGCTACCATCCTTATTGTACAATTTGGGCTTGATGCTACCAAAGCTTTTTACGCCAATAAACTTCGCGATAAAATATCTGTAAAGCTTGTTCACCGCCTTAACGAAGTTGCGGGTATCGCGCTTATTATAGCCTCACTGGTGCTTATGGACAGGTTGGTTACCCATTTTATATTCGACGCGCCGGCGGTTACCTAA